CGCGGTACAGGCTCCGATACTCCTCCGCGTCGTAGCCGAGGTCGATGGCCTTACGGATGGCCGTCTTCAGGCGGGCTTTGGTGATGAACGGATCGGTGGAGTCAGCCGCGGTGAACCGCTCGTCGGCCACGTCAGCGGCAGCGTCGCCATTGCAGATCCGGCAGGACTGGCTGCATCGCCCGCTGCGCACGGGCTTGAACGACAGCCCTTCATTCAAGGCCTGCAAGGTGACGGACTCGGCGGTACCGCACCAGCTGTTGTCGTTGGCGTGCTGGCGTACGCGGGCGAGGACGTCGGAGAGGTAGACCGAGCCTTCCGGAGCGGCCGGCCGCCCCACGGCGGAGTCCTGATCGTCCGGAGTGGCGCTGGTGATCTGGTCGGTGACGTTCTCCGTCATGGTGCATGCCTCCATCAGGCTGTATCCGATGCGGCACCGCTTGCGAGATCGAGTGATCCCGGCGCTGGGGTGCCGCGCTGACGGGGCCGGTCAGAGCCCACCCATGGGCCTGGGGGTGCAAGCCCCCGTTCAGCGGAAGATCTTGGCGGGCGAGCGCAGCGAGACCTGGGGCCAAGATGTTCGGCTGGGGGCTTAGCGCCCTCGGCCCGGGTGGGCTGACCTCGGATCCCTCAGCGAGCGGCTCCAGACGCCGTAGTGATTGATCGCTGGAGTGTGGGCGGGCGTCCTGAGTGAGCACGCGGGATGGCGGCGTCCACTGGGCAAACGGAATCACGCCCGCGACGGGCACAACGACCGGCGCAACTGGCCGGAGCCAAGCGTCACGGGCGTCAGCGACGCCCGCCTCTGCGCTACTCCCTGACAGGCAGCACCGCACGATGGCGCCCGGCGCCCGGTCCTCGGCTACGTACGCGAAGGCGTCCGGACACTCTCCGACGTCGTATCCGGGCCCGCCCGGGCACGTTGTCGATACCGATGGCACGCCCATCGAGATGGAGGATCAGCTCGATGCGATTTGCCGCGAGAGGCCGCACCACCGGCGGCATGGCAGGGATCCTCCTGGCGCTGCCCGGTCCCGGCGGCCCCCGGTTGTGGGCGTCGGCTTCGAAGGCCGCGTTGACCGGCTCGTCGGTACCGTCGTTCGACGCGCTCGGTCGCCATCGCCGTTGGGACTGCGGCTTATCTGTCTCGAACCATTGCGTGTGAGCCGGCGTCAGGCAGGCTGGCTCGGAAGAGCTGCTCTGCGGCGTAGTTCGCGGAGCGGTAGTGGGTAGCTCACGCCCTGGCGACGTTCCTTGAGGATCGCGACGGTGCCCAGTTGGGCGCGGAGTTTCTCTTCCTCGGCTTCGGCAGCCAGGTACCGATCGGGTGCGACTTGTAGTAGGTGCCGCCACTGGCGCTGACCAGCCCGGACGCACACACCGTGGCAGTTGTTATGGCTGAAGCCTTGCTCGTAGAGCCGTGGCGGCCGTAGTCCTTCGGCGCACGCCCAATCAAGCATCTGCTGTTTATTCAGGTGCGGTTCGTCGCACATCGGGAACCGTACGATCCACGGCGCCCAGCCCTTTTCGATGGCCAGCACGCGGCGCTGTTCACTCCAGTCGATACCGACGTACAGGATCGTGTTGGCCGGGTCGGCGTTGGCGTCCAGCCAGGCCCGGCATGGCTTCTGCTTCAGATGAACCGAGCATGGAGCAATGCGAGAATTCCCCACGAACCGCTGGTCGGCGAAGACCTGCCATGGGCTGCGTCCGTCAGCGACCACGACCGGGTCGACACCCAGCAGTGCACTGGAGTCGGCGACGAATCTCCACAGGTCGGGATCTTCGGCTTTGGTGTCGGCGATGAGAAGGACAAGGTTGTCGGTGCCGTGTTCGGCTTTGACTCGCATGGCGGTCGCCCAGCTGCCGATCCCTCCGGAGTACTGCACGACGTGCTTGATCGGTCCCGTAGCGCGTGGTGGGTGTGCGGCGGTATCCGGCTCGGCTCTCTCGCTGGCAGAGGTGTGCCGAGTATCCCGGTGGTCTGCTGCGGAAGGACCGGCGACGCAGGGGCCGTTCACGGCTTCGCTCCGGTGCGCAGAGCGGCCGCACGGTTGAGCACGCCGCGGTCGGGGACGCTCCAGCCGTCACTGCAGTGAGTGCTCCGCGTGCCATCAGCATCGATACGTTCGGACCAGCCGTGGTCGCCGCGCTGTTGCCGGCCGAGGTCCACTGGACCGTACGTGGCGAGGTAGGCGGGGGTCTGGTCGGCGGCTTGTGCGCGTAGCCGGGTTACCCATTCGCATGCCGCGCTTGCGGCCCAGCCGGGGTGTTCGCGGGACTGGTAGGTCAGTGATGCGGCGGCCATGGTGACGACTTCGGGATCGATGCGCCCGGGGTAGGGCCGGTACTGGTAGGTGTCGACGTCGTTGTCGCGGAAGTCGCAGGGGCCGGGCCGGTCACCGTCGTGGTCGTTCGGGTATCGGTGGGCGACGCTGGTGAGGTTTTCCTTCCACAGCATCCGACCGGTGCTGTCGGCTTGTTCGGCGGTGATGAGCTTCCATTGCACGGCGGCGGTGAGGAGCAGGTCGATGTGATCGCGGTTGACGATCCAAGCGCTCATGAGGGGTCCGATCTGGTCAGCTGATGGGCGGGGCGCTGTAGCGGGACGCTGGTGGGACACCCGGTGTGCGGTGTCCCACCAGCGGGCGGCTCAGTGCAGGCCGAGGATGATCAGCAGCGGGGTCTTGTCCAGGACGGTGAGAGCGACGATGTGCGCGCCGATGAGTCCGGAGACGTGCGCGACCGGGTGGGCCGCGTGCTTGCGGACGGTGCGCAGAACCGTCCGGCGCCGGCTGGCGCTGACCGCCGTGGTGGTGGTCGCCGTGGTGTCGGCGGAGGCGGTCGCGGTGGCGTCGTTCTCGAGCATGGGATTCACCTTTCGTCGGTGGGTTCCGTGGTCGGGGTGCGCTATCGGATGGCCGTTACCGGCCGGCGTCGGCGATGGGATGGCCGGGCCAGCGGGCTGCGTCAGGGCTGAGCAGGTCGGAGGAGTCGAACTCGGGCTCCGGCCAGTGCCAGGAGCAGGTGTGCTGGTTGTGTTCGGTGCCGGCCGTTGCGTCGCAGTCACTGCACGGGCGGGGAATGGTCGGCGTCGGGCAGTCGGGGGTGTGTTCGAAGTACCAGCCGGTGCAGCAGGACCGGGGTAGAGAGATGTGGATGGGCGGCGACGTGTCGCGCACGCGGTGACTCCCTGGGCGGCGGGGGATTTTGCGTCTGGTCCCGGGCGGGTCCCGGGACCAGACGATGCGCGGCGGGATCAGCGGCGGCGGTGCACGGTTTCGAGGTCACCGATGACCTCGGGCCACGCTTCGGCGGCGATGCTCTCGCCGTACGGGCTGGTGACCACGTCGCCGCTGCGCTGGGCACGGCCGTTCGCGGAGGTGGCGTCGCGCAGGGTCACGCTCAGGTCGCGGGCGAACATCTTCAGGCTCAGGGTGCCGTTGTTGTCGTAGGGGATCAGGCGGCTGCCGTTGACGACGACGGTGGTGCGCGGGGCGAGGTTGAGGGCCTGGCGGGCGAGTTCGCCCCAGCAGACGATGTCGAACACCATCGGTTCGGATCGGCGGGTCTTGCCGTTCTCGACCCAGGTGCGGTAGTTGCTGATCTCGAACTGGGTGTACCGCTTACCACCGCCGGTGACGCCGGACTCGGGGCGGCGGGTGATGACGCCTTCGACGATGAACATGGCCTGCATGCGCGACTCCTTGGTCAGAAAAGATCGGGGGCGGGTGCGCGGGGCCGGCCGGGTGGGCCGGCCCTGCGGCGGGTCGGCTAGAAGGAGGGCTCCAGGACCTTGGAGGTCTCGGGCTCGTCGATCGCCCACGGCTCGGTGGTGGGCTGGATGACCTCGGCGGGCTTGAATCGCAGGCTCAGCGCGACGTTCGCGGCGGTCACCTCCAACAAGGCGCCGGGCTGGCCGTTGTCGTTGCGCAGGTACGCCCAGGGCCGCAGGTCGTCGCGGCAGGTGACCAGGACCGTGTTGCCCTTCTTGAGCTGGGAGCACCGCTCGGCGAGGCCCTCCCACGCGGTGACGGCGACCCACATGGTCGGCCCGTTCTCCCACTCGCCGTCCTTGTTGCGGCGGCGCGTGTTGTGCCCGACCTTGAGCTGGCAGTACGTGGTGCCGGATTCGGTGATCTTCAGCTCGGCGTCGGCGGCGAGGTTGCCCTCGAACTCGAAGGTGAAGAGCATGGCGTGGCTCCCATCAGGTGGTGCGGGTGCGGCCGTCTCGGCGGTCCGGATCGGGTGATCCGGGAGCGTCGGGGTGCCGCGCTGACGGGGCCGGTCAGAGTCCGCCCGGGGCTGGGGGTGCAAGCACCCGTTCAGCGAAAGATCTTGGCGGGCGAGCGCAGCGAGACCCGGGGGCCAAGATGTTTCGCTGGGGGCTTAGCGCC
This window of the Actinoplanes oblitus genome carries:
- a CDS encoding single-stranded DNA-binding protein yields the protein MQAMFIVEGVITRRPESGVTGGGKRYTQFEISNYRTWVENGKTRRSEPMVFDIVCWGELARQALNLAPRTTVVVNGSRLIPYDNNGTLSLKMFARDLSVTLRDATSANGRAQRSGDVVTSPYGESIAAEAWPEVIGDLETVHRRR
- a CDS encoding single-stranded DNA-binding protein, which codes for MLFTFEFEGNLAADAELKITESGTTYCQLKVGHNTRRRNKDGEWENGPTMWVAVTAWEGLAERCSQLKKGNTVLVTCRDDLRPWAYLRNDNGQPGALLEVTAANVALSLRFKPAEVIQPTTEPWAIDEPETSKVLEPSF